A genomic window from Populus nigra chromosome 7, ddPopNigr1.1, whole genome shotgun sequence includes:
- the LOC133698693 gene encoding SNF1-related protein kinase regulatory subunit beta-3-like has product MSNQYSEEHGEATVVGFEVPRSPDSSYNNVYPGNEDEVRDPPSVPQHLQHSLLSYPVSADTSETLPLPQNVILNHLYIENREAPRSVVALGFTHRFHSKFVTVVLYKPVQRRGSAST; this is encoded by the exons ATGAGCAACCAATATAGTGAAGAACAT GGAGAAGCAACTGTTGTGGGATTTGAAGTTCCTAGATCACCTGATTCAAGTTACAACAATGTCTACCCTGGGAATGAAGATGAGGTACGGGACCCACCTTCAGTACCTCAACACCTGCAACACTCCTTGCTTAGCTACCCAGTAAGTGCAGACACTTCTGAAACCCTTCCACTGCCACAGAATGTGATTCTCAACCATCTTTACATTGAGAACCGGGAGGCCCCACGATCTGTGGTGGCTCTAGGGTTCACTCATCGCTTCCATTCAAAATTTGTCACTGTTGTGCTATACAAACCTGTTCAAAGGAGGGGAAGTGCCAGCACTTAG